A genomic window from Purpureocillium takamizusanense chromosome 2, complete sequence includes:
- the HXT5_2 gene encoding hexose transporter hxt5, variant 2 (EggNog:ENOG503NU51~COG:P~TransMembrane:7 (n12-19c24/25o40-63i75-94o203-224i231-253o265-292i304-325o331-352i)), with amino-acid sequence MNSWIHMMMGRFVAGLGVGNLSVGVPMFQSESSPREIRGAVVASYQLMITIGILVSNIINYGVRTIEEQDASWRIVIGLGIFFSLPLGLGILLVPESPRWLAARGDWDGARTSMARLRGLKHDAHNTLVENDLKEMQDILEKEQRAGHGTWLECFTPHSGIPKLVYRTFLGMGIHFLQQWTGVNYFFYYGATIFESAGIDDPIQTQIILGAVNVAMTFYGLYVVEKYGRRWPLFIGAVWQAVWLLVFATMGTAKPPGTDTNKTSGILMIVSACMFIASFAGTWGPMAWVVIGETFPMRTRDKQASLATAGNWLGNFMIGFLTPLATDKIHYAYGFVFVGTNFAAALLVWFFLYESRTLSLENVDLMYSQDGLKPWNSSKWVPPGYITRKQRDDDFFDRKTVHQRGGEKNAGDPSDAVTEDRREVA; translated from the exons ATGAACAGCTGGATTCATATGATGATGGGCCGATTCGTTGCCGGTCTAGGTGTCGGCAATCTCTCCGTCGGTGTCCCAATGTTCCAGTCTGAGTCGTCGCCTCGAGAAATCCGCGGAGCTGTAGTCGCGTCGTACCAGCTCATGATCACcatcggcatcctcgtctccAACATCATTAACTACGGTGTCCGGACCATTGAGGAGCAGGATGCCTCGTGGCGCATTGTCATCGGCCTCGGTattttcttttctctccCCCTTGGCCTCGGTATCTTGCTAGTGCCCGAGTCGCCTCGATGGCTCGCGGCTCGTGGGGATTGGGATGGCGCACGAACATCGATGGCGCGCCTCCGCGGTCTCAAGCACGACGCCCACAACACCCTGGTGGAGAACGACCTCAAGGAAATGCAAGACATCCTTGAGAAGGAGCAGCGCGCTGGTCATGGCACATGGCTAGAGTGCTTCACCCCCCACAGCGGCATCCCTAAGCTTGTCTACCGAACCTTTCTCGGCATGGGCATCCATTTCTTGCAGCAGTGGACCGGCGTCAATTACTTCTTTTACTACGGGGCTACCATATTCGAGTCGGCCGGTATCGACGACCCGATTCAGACGCAGATCATTCTCGGTGCCGTCAACGTCGCCATGACCTTTTACGGCCTGTATGTTGTGGAAAAGTATGGTCGCCGGTGGCCGCtcttcatcggcgccgtGTGGCAGGCCGTGTGGCTGTTGGTCTTTGCCACTATGGGGACGGCAAAGCCTCCGGGCACGGATACAAACAAGACCAGCGGCATCCTCATGATTGTGTCGGCTTGCATGTTCATCGCCTCGTTCGCTGGGACCTGGGGCCCCATGGCCTGGGTCGTCATAGGCGAGACTTTCCCCATGCGCACACGGGACAAGCAGGCTTCTTTGGCTACGGCGGGCAATTGGCTCGGAAACT TCATGATTGGCTTCCTCACCCCTCTCGCGACCGACAAGATCCATTACGCCTACGGCTTCGTCTTTGTGGGCACCAACTTTGCagccgcgctcctcgtctgGTTCTTCCTCTACGAATCTCGAACATTGAGTCTTGAGAATGTCGATCTCATGTACAGCCAGGACGGCCTAAAGCCTTGGAATAGCTCCAAGTGGGTGCCGCCGGGCTACATCACCAGAAAgcagcgagacgacgactttTTCGATCGCAAGACTGTACATCAACGGGGCGGAGAGAAGAACGCGGGCGACCCCAGCGACGCTGTGACGGAGGACCGGCGAGAGGTTGCCTAG
- the HXT5_2 gene encoding hexose transporter hxt5 (TransMembrane:11 (o70-89i101-121o127-144i156-175o187-210i285-307o319-340i347-369o381-408i420-441o447-468i)~EggNog:ENOG503NU51~COG:P), translating to MLGTKSIKVNGADCGFEALLLGATTSLGGFLFGYDTGQISGMLLFKDFVRRFAHHVEGDKYEWDPINKSLLVSLMSIGCLIGSLSGAYTAGWWGRRKSLSFGVAVFIVGNIIQITAMNSWIHMMMGRFVAGLGVGNLSVGVPMFQSESSPREIRGAVVASYQLMITIGILVSNIINYGVRTIEEQDASWRIVIGLGIFFSLPLGLGILLVPESPRWLAARGDWDGARTSMARLRGLKHDAHNTLVENDLKEMQDILEKEQRAGHGTWLECFTPHSGIPKLVYRTFLGMGIHFLQQWTGVNYFFYYGATIFESAGIDDPIQTQIILGAVNVAMTFYGLYVVEKYGRRWPLFIGAVWQAVWLLVFATMGTAKPPGTDTNKTSGILMIVSACMFIASFAGTWGPMAWVVIGETFPMRTRDKQASLATAGNWLGNFMIGFLTPLATDKIHYAYGFVFVGTNFAAALLVWFFLYESRTLSLENVDLMYSQDGLKPWNSSKWVPPGYITRKQRDDDFFDRKTVHQRGGEKNAGDPSDAVTEDRREVA from the exons ATGTTGGGCACAAA ATCCATCAAAGTTAATGGCGCCGACTGCGGCTTCGAGGCATTGCTACTCGGGGCCACGACCTCTCTCGGTGGCTTCCTTTTCGGATACGACACCGGCCAGATCTCGGGAATGCTTCTCTTCAAGGACTTTGTCAGGCGATTCGCACACcatgtcgagggcgacaagTACGAGTGGGATCCTATCAACAAATCGCTCCTGGTGTCGCTCATGAGCATTGGGTGCCTCATCGGCTCACTGTCAGGTGCCTA CACTGCCGGCTGGTGGGGCCGTCGCAAGAGCCTGTCCTTTGGCGtggccgtcttcatcgtTGGTAACATCATCCAGATCACGGCCATGAACAGCTGGATTCATATGATGATGGGCCGATTCGTTGCCGGTCTAGGTGTCGGCAATCTCTCCGTCGGTGTCCCAATGTTCCAGTCTGAGTCGTCGCCTCGAGAAATCCGCGGAGCTGTAGTCGCGTCGTACCAGCTCATGATCACcatcggcatcctcgtctccAACATCATTAACTACGGTGTCCGGACCATTGAGGAGCAGGATGCCTCGTGGCGCATTGTCATCGGCCTCGGTattttcttttctctccCCCTTGGCCTCGGTATCTTGCTAGTGCCCGAGTCGCCTCGATGGCTCGCGGCTCGTGGGGATTGGGATGGCGCACGAACATCGATGGCGCGCCTCCGCGGTCTCAAGCACGACGCCCACAACACCCTGGTGGAGAACGACCTCAAGGAAATGCAAGACATCCTTGAGAAGGAGCAGCGCGCTGGTCATGGCACATGGCTAGAGTGCTTCACCCCCCACAGCGGCATCCCTAAGCTTGTCTACCGAACCTTTCTCGGCATGGGCATCCATTTCTTGCAGCAGTGGACCGGCGTCAATTACTTCTTTTACTACGGGGCTACCATATTCGAGTCGGCCGGTATCGACGACCCGATTCAGACGCAGATCATTCTCGGTGCCGTCAACGTCGCCATGACCTTTTACGGCCTGTATGTTGTGGAAAAGTATGGTCGCCGGTGGCCGCtcttcatcggcgccgtGTGGCAGGCCGTGTGGCTGTTGGTCTTTGCCACTATGGGGACGGCAAAGCCTCCGGGCACGGATACAAACAAGACCAGCGGCATCCTCATGATTGTGTCGGCTTGCATGTTCATCGCCTCGTTCGCTGGGACCTGGGGCCCCATGGCCTGGGTCGTCATAGGCGAGACTTTCCCCATGCGCACACGGGACAAGCAGGCTTCTTTGGCTACGGCGGGCAATTGGCTCGGAAACT TCATGATTGGCTTCCTCACCCCTCTCGCGACCGACAAGATCCATTACGCCTACGGCTTCGTCTTTGTGGGCACCAACTTTGCagccgcgctcctcgtctgGTTCTTCCTCTACGAATCTCGAACATTGAGTCTTGAGAATGTCGATCTCATGTACAGCCAGGACGGCCTAAAGCCTTGGAATAGCTCCAAGTGGGTGCCGCCGGGCTACATCACCAGAAAgcagcgagacgacgactttTTCGATCGCAAGACTGTACATCAACGGGGCGGAGAGAAGAACGCGGGCGACCCCAGCGACGCTGTGACGGAGGACCGGCGAGAGGTTGCCTAG
- a CDS encoding Succinate--hydroxymethylglutarate CoA-transferase (EggNog:ENOG503NU4P~COG:C), whose protein sequence is MGPCSSPRLQHYALQLRPLLSQRLFPVNLASLRCSHSSAKNTGPLRGVRILDLSRVLAGPFCTQILADYGADVIKIEQRSIGDDTRSWRTDGEHKLWKGANKELSAYFSTINRNKRSVTLDLKSHKGQHILLDLVKRADVVIDNFVPGKLDELNIGYERLRQANPTVIHASISGYGQTGPYAHRAGYDVIAAAEGGLLHITGEPSGRPMKPGVGLTDMCTGLYMHGAILAALRSRDVTGQGQRVDTSLFETQVSLLANVAMSWLNCGQEARRWGTGHPSIVPYDCFRTADSWFVVGAVNDRQFRKLCGLLGRAALGEDERFLTNDARVRNRRELNGLLDGLFSERSTSDWFAAFEGSGMPYGPINTMEKVFEHPQTLARGMVETVCDDSAVSGEIKVLGIPVKFSQDKPSVRSRAPRLGEHTDDVLREIGFDANGISELRCEKVV, encoded by the exons ATGGGTCCCTGCAGCTCTCCTCGGCTCCAGCACTACGCCTTGCAGTTGCGACCGCTGCTCTCGCAAAGGCTCTTTCCCGTCAATCTTGCCTCGCTGAGATGTTCACATTCCAGTGCAAAAAACACGGGCCCATTGCGGGGAGTGAGAATTCTAGATCTGTCGAGGGTGTTGGCT GGTCCTTTCTGTACTCAGATACTGGCCGACTACGGTGCCGATGTCATCAAGATTGAGCAGCGGTCCATCGGT GACGATACGAGGTCCTGGCGAACCGACGGCGAGCACAAACTCTGGAAGGGTGCCAACAAGGAGCTTTCGGCCTACTTTTCCACCATTAATCGCAACAAGCGCTCCGTCACGTTGGATTTGAAGAGCCACAAGGGCCAGCACATCttgctcgacctcgtcaaaCGAGCTGATGTCGT TATTGATAACTTCGTGCCGGGCAAGCTGGATGAGCTGAATATTGGCTACGAGCGCCTCCGGCAGGCCAATCCCACAGTCATCCACGCCAGCATATCAG gatACGGACAAACGGGCCCATATGCTCATCGTGCCGGGTACGATGTCATTGCCGCCGCAGAGGGCGGGCTCTTGCACATCACAGGCGAGCCATCCGGCAGGCCGATGAAGCCCGGCGTGGGGCTGACGGACATGTGCACCGGCCTATACATGcacggcgccatcctcgcggcgctgcgctctCGAGACGTCacgggccagggccagcggGTCGACACGTCCCTGTTCGAGACGCAGGTGTCGCTGCTCGCCAACGTGGCCATGTCGTGGCTCAACTGCGGGCaggaggcgcgccgctggGGCACGGGACACCCGAGCATCGTGCCGTACGACTGCTTCCGCACGGCCGACTCGtggttcgtcgtcggcgcggtaAACGACCGCCAGTTTCGAAAGCTCTGCGGGCTgttgggcagggcggcgttgggcgaGGATGAGAGGTTCCTGACCAACGATGCCAGGGTGCGCAACCGGCGCGAGCTCAACGGTTTGCTGGACGGCCTCTTCTCAGAACGGTCGACGAGCGACTGGTTTGCTGCGTTTGAGGGAAGTGGCATGCCGTATGGGCCCATCAACACCATGGAAAAGGTGTTTGAGCATCCGCAGACTTTGGCCCGGGGCATGGTGGAGACAGTCTGCGATGATTCGGCTGTCTCGGGAGAGATCAAGGTTCTCG GCATCCCCGTCAAGTTCAGTCAGGACAAACCGTCGGTTCGGTCCAGGGCACCACGACTTGGGGAGCATACAGACGACGTGTTGCGGGAGATTGGGTTTGATGCCAACGGTATTTCAGAGTTGCGGTGCGAGAAGGTCGTATAG
- a CDS encoding Protein-arginine deiminase (COG:S~EggNog:ENOG503NUEA~SECRETED:SignalP(1-17~SECRETED:cutsite=TFA-LD~SECRETED:prob=0.8545)): MRLALALPLCLSVFTFALDVTIVGDTNRDGTVDVTGDTDLHGRDTWTDRRGAIFLANIGDTNRRCSSNVTDARSLTLMLDNCNDASGNEQRNPKYLAPLRTLPIQGLSDKAVGSVRVTDEAAAEKVRIFHSRGQEWAYVSPDYVFASVYLRNGLELGIDARDIRRPGKWDGRVTIEIQVRDGNEEAKDKVALRVAPIITHHHGQPVKQIIAIKTSIPYHQVFADDLTYITTAAGINKPPVIATTREGNIWAQDQFEAAYTSMPGPNSSSIVLEVMVVAALERQGSGPIVKQLLSDSVGAVRHHKLVRVDDNWIKQTIEPTGNLETIPPYTHNGRSYPAGRVIFGSKSGFKPLFPSLMEAQETQSPVEVDVTWLRVGHVDEFMQFLPSRSRRGWIVAVTDPIATLTLFKKAQQDGHGNTKALSRPGLDTDPPTCIPNSTIDDVLRFPGFETIQKFSARNIAKAIDVLKRETGITDAEILRVPGLYYDKIWSCDDSGKSKLKARDDIDASTMPAEPQIPDIIKAAGGTTMAQLDTRAEDDVPDEDYWKYEEGVVALYPAAINGVVLNNPTYLAPKQWGPVINGRDILKERVTAAYKLAGFDALYIDDYFTGHVKGGDVHCLTNTIRETSGKWWQGDA; the protein is encoded by the exons ATGAGGCTTGCCCTCGCCTTGCCCCTGT GCCTGTCCGTTTTCACGTTCGCCCTTGATGTCACCATTGTCGGCGACACCAATCGCGACGGTACCGTCGACGTCACGGGGGACACCGACCTCCATGGAAGAGATACATGGACGGACCGAAGGGGCGCCATCTTTCTAGCCAACATTGGAGACACGAATCGTCGCTGCTCCTCCAATGTTACCGACGCCCGCTCGCTGACGCTCATGCTGGACAATTGTAACGATGCCTCGGGCAATGAGCAGAGGAACCCGAAGTACTTGGCACCACTGAGAACGCTACCGATCCAAGGTCTAAGCGACAAGGCCGTTGGATCTGTCCGCGTTACGGACGAGGCAGCAGCCGAAAAGGTACGCATCTTCCATAGCCGGGGCCAAGAGTGGGCGTATGTCTCGCCAGACTACGTTTTCGCGAGCGTGTACCTTAGgaacggcctcgagctcggaATCGATGCCCGGGACATACGCCGTCCGGGGAAATGGGATGGAAGGGTGACGATTGAGATTCAAGTCCGAGATGGCAACGAAGAAGCCAAAGACAAGGTTGCTCTCCGAGTCGCCCCGATCAtcacccaccaccatggGCAACCTGTCAAGCAAATCATAGCGATTAAGACGTCGATACCATATCACCAAGTATTTGCCGACGATCTAACTTACATTACTACGGCTGCAGGCATAAACAAACCACCAGTCATCGCAACCACGAGGGAGGGCAATATCTGGGCTCAAGACCAGTTCGAGGCAGCCTACACAAGCATGCCGGGACCAAACAGCAGTTCCATCGTCCTGGAGGTCATGGTTGTGGCCGCACTGGAAAGACAGGGTAGCGGGCCTATCGTTAAGCAGCTCCTATCTGACAGTGTGGGCGCTGTGCGACATCACAAGCTTGTCCGAGTCGACGACAATTGGATCAAACAGACCATCGAGCCAACAGGTAACCTAGAAACGATTCCGCCCTATACTCATAACGGCAGATCATACCCAGCTGGTCGTGTCATCTTCGGTAGCAAAAGTGGGTTCAAGCCTCTCTTCCCGAGCCTCATGGAGGCGCAGGAAACGCAGAGCCCGGTGGAAGTCGACGTGACCTGGCTCAGGGTaggccacgtcgacgagttTATGCAGTTCTTGCCGTCTCGAAGCCGGCGTGGATGGATCGTCGCGGTGACAGATCCCATAGCTACCCTGACACTCTTTAAAAAGGCTCAACAAGACGGACACGGGAACACCAAGGCCTTGTCACGGCCGGGCCTCGACACCGATCCGCCAACTTGCATACCCAACAGCACGATTGACGATGTGCTCCGATTCCCCGGCTTTGAAACGATCCAGAAATTTAGCGCCCGAAACATTGCCAAGGCTATTGACGTCCTCAagcgcgagacgggcatcACCGACGCCGAGATCCTACGAGTCCCTGGCCTTTATTACGACAAAATCTGGTCGTGTGATGATTCGGGCAAGTCGAAACTTAAGGCTCGTGATGACATTGACGCCAGTACGATGCCAGCGGAACCTCAGATACCTGACATCATCAAGGCGGCCGGTGGTACTACAATGGCTCAGCTAGATACCCGAGCCGAGGATGACGTACCTGATGAAGATTACTGGAAATATGAGGAAGGGGTTGTGGCCTTGTACCCAGCGGCTATAAATGGCGTCGTGCTTAACAACCCCACATATCTGGCCCCGAAACAATGGGGGCCCGTGATAAATGGCCGGGATATATTGAAGGAGCGCGTCACGGCCGCATACAAATTGGCGGGCTTTGATGCCTTGTACATTGACGACTACTTCACGGGCCATGTGAAAGGGGGAGATGTGCATTGTTTGACCAACACGATTCGCGAGACCTCTGGCAAGTGGTGGCAAGGCGATGCCTGA
- a CDS encoding uncharacterized protein (COG:E~EggNog:ENOG503Q6QJ), translating to MVSDDKQEAAWPSLRRHQARRAVNWHPQLRRQQSTARAKEYLQSQDPDLTESQRTVREAIAKICQRFPDEYWLEADRSKQFPLELHAALARDGWLGICMPEAYGGSGLGIAEAAVMMQTIAESGGGMTAASAIHINIFGLEPVVKFGTEEQRRRFLRPMIEGRERACFAVTEPNTGLDTLKLQSQARRQGDDYVLSGQKIWISTAQSAHKILILVRTTPLEQVKKPSEGLTLFYTDLNRDAVDITEIDKMGRAAVDTNQLFFDGWRVPAADRIGEEGHGFKMIMHGMNAERILIGMEALGLGFAALRRAATYAGERIVFGRPIGQNQAVQHPLADRWMSLEAARLLLMQAARMYDQGHTSGEYANAGKYLAAEAAFRACERAVMVHGGMGYAKEYHVERYLREVFVPRIAPVSREMILNYIGQRVLGLPKSY from the coding sequence ATGGTCTCTGACGACAAACAGGAAGCCGCATGGCCATCCCTTCGTCGACATcaagcccgacgagccgTAAATTGGCATCCGCAACTACGGCGACAGCAGTCTACCGCCAGAGCCAAAGAGTACCTCCAGTCTCAGGACCCCGACCTGACCGAGTCCCAGCGCACGGTGCGagaggccatcgccaagatATGCCAGCGCTTCCCCGACGAGTACTGGCTCGAGGCGGACCGTTCCAAGCAGTTCCCCCTCGAGCTCCAtgcggcgctcgcgcgcgacggcTGGCTCGGCATCTGCATGCCCGAGGCGTACGGCGGCTCCGGGCtgggcatcgccgaggccgccgtcatgaTGCAGACCATCGCCGAGTCCGGCGGAGGCATgaccgccgcgtccgccatACACATCAACATCTTTGGGCtcgagcccgtcgtcaaGTTTGgcaccgaggagcagcggcggcgctttCTGCGGCCCATGATTGAGGGCAGGGAGAGGGCCTGCTTCGCCGTCACGGAGCCCAACACCGGGCTCGACACGCTCAAGCTACAGTCGCAGGCTCGTCGCCAGGGAGACGACTATGTGCTCTCGGGCCAGAAGATTTGGATCTCGACGGCACAGAGTGCCCATAAGATCCTCATCCTTGTACGGACTACCCCGCTGGAGCAAGTCAAGAAGCCATCCGAGGGCCTGACGCTGTTCTACACGGACCTGaaccgcgacgccgtcgacatcacCGAGATTGACAAGatgggccgcgccgccgtggacaCGAACCAGCTGTTTTTCGACGGGTGGAGGGTCCCCGCCGCGGATCGCATCGGCGAAGAAGGCCATGGTTTCAAGATGATCATGCACGGCATGAACGCCGAGCGGATACTCATTGGCATGGAAGCCCTAGGTCTGGGcttcgccgcgctgcgacgggcggccACCTACGCCGGCGAGCGCATCGTCTTCGGCCGGCCCATAGGGCAGAACCAGGCGGTGCAGCACCCGCTCGCCGACCGCTGGATgagcctcgaggcggcgcggctgctgctgatgcaggcggcgcgcatgtACGACCAGGGACACACGTCGGGCGAGTATGCCAACGCCGGCAAGTActtggcggccgaggcggccttTCGCGCGTGCGAGCGGGCCGTCATGGTTCACGGCGGCATGGGCTACGCGAAGGAGTACCACGTCGAGCGGTATCTGAGGGAGGTGTTTGTGCCGCGCATCGCGCCGGTGAGCCGTGAGATGATTCTCAACTATATTGGCCAGCGGGTGCTTGGGCTGCCCAAGTCGTATTGA
- a CDS encoding uncharacterized protein (EggNog:ENOG503P387) — MKLVIAGSTGFVATELIRQAISHDRVTSVVALGRRETAVPPNVVPGGDASKLKSVVCSDFEKYSADVKKELAGADACIWTIGVTPSHLKTMPFEQATKISRDYALACAETMAGLPRGAAGTPLRFIYMSGSGAVRDPAKKPWILGDYCVMRGNAESRVLDLAKQSNGSVETGIAKPGLIDAPGKMGVATKFAVGIGRAFIGLPLIDVRVLSAALLDQAVNGLDKDTLLNEDMERIGQRVLEGDTANKA; from the exons ATGAAGCTCGTTATTGCAGGATCcaccggcttcgtcgccacGGAGCTCATCCGCCAGGCCATTTCGCACGATCGTGTCACCTCGGTCGTCGCGCTCGGTCGTCGCGAAACGGCGGTTCCGCCCAATGTCGttcccggcggcgacgcgtcCAAGCTCAAGTCGGTCGTGTGCAGCGACTTTGAGAAGTACTCGGCCGATGTGAAGAAGGAACTGGCAGGCGCAGATGCCTGCATCTG GACAATCGGTGTGACGCCGTCGCATCTCAAGACGATGCCGTTTGAGCAGGCGACCAAGATCAGCCGCGACTACGCCCTCGCCTGTGCCGAGACTATGGCTGGCCTGCCTCGTGGCGCGGCCGGCACTCCGCTGCGCTTCATCTACATGAGCGGGTCCGGCGCAGTGCGGGATccggccaagaagccgtGGATCCTGGGAGACTATTGCGTCATGAGG GGCAATGCCGAGTCGCGGGTCCTCGATCTTGCGAAGCAGTCTAACGGCTCGGTAGAGACCGGCATCGCGAAGCCTGGGCTCATCGACGCGCCGGGCAAGATGGGCGTGGCGACCAAGTTTGCGGTTGGCATTGGCCGCGCCTTCATTGGCCTGCCTCTGATTGACGTGCGCGTGCTCTCGGCTGCGCTTCTTGACCAGGCGGTCAACGGGCTCGACAAGGACACGCTGCTcaacgaggacatggagcgcATCGGACAGCGGGTGCTAGAGGGAGATACGGCCAACAAGGCGTAG
- a CDS encoding uncharacterized protein (EggNog:ENOG503PUE5), with translation MPPRLRPQSTLASTLSVKVKRVPLLRRAFHDAKAEFVTLSATGSITTQKIDVFMGDPHGTYVIFSKNIGFAIKSTIARQTGVCLSSDPEKMALTFYHTSRHFAHAAIPYPRIIIERDFPRQKAGDTSTATL, from the exons ATGCCTCCTCGTCTCAGACCGCAAAGTACTCTTGCTTCGACATTATCTGTCAAAGTGAAAAGGGTTCCTCTACTGCGCAGAGCATTTCATGATGCCAAGGCGGAATTCGTCACCCTCAGCGCAACCGGGTCTATTACAACACAGAAGATCGATGTATTTATGGGAGACCCTCACGGAACATACGTCATCTTTAGCAAAAATATTGGGTTTGCCATTAAGTCCACAATCGCTAGGCAAACTGGCGTTTGCCTATCCTCAGATCCCGAGAAGATGGCGCTCACGTTCTACCACACCTCTCGGCACTTTGCACATG CTGCCATACCATACCCACGCATAATCATCGAACGAGATTTCCCACGGCAGAAAGCGGGTGACACGAGTACTGCGACTCTCTAG
- a CDS encoding uncharacterized protein (EggNog:ENOG503PNSB): MAGNDGTASHDAQPPTAPQQVGTATDGLMIEVIADADDLALAFDCTCEAFGRQTKDVIWTTLNPGWDTPEGRQRAIDLLVRRWRSTTTDARGRPNAVFLKATLPAVPQADYSRPSRVLAGFAIWLQASAVKGYGDAPAKDLGQVMDLEAMFPGDEPLQRFARQIDASLHRQRIQVIKHKREINASPPAIMVLDICCVDPKFQGRGVGKALAKWGVDEARARGGIEAVTEASVMGRRVYEKLGFRQEGPEIVYDVDDEVAGRGLPSNIFMRTGLLS; the protein is encoded by the coding sequence ATGGCGGGTAACGACGGGACCGCATCTCATGACGCCCagccgcccacggcgccacAGCAGGTCGGCACCGCAACCGACGGCCTCATGATCGAGGTGATTgcagacgccgacgacttGGCCCTTGCCTTTGACTGCACTTGCGAGGCGTTCGGTCGCCAGACTAAAGATGTCATATGGACGACCCTGAACCCAGGGTGGGACACTCCCGAGGGCAGACAGCGAGCCATCGATCTCCTAgtgaggcgctggcgcagcacGACGACAGATGCGCGCGGCCGTCCCAACGCCGTGTTTCTCAAGGCCACCCTGCCCGCCGTTCCCCAAGCAGACTATTCGCGGCCGTCacgcgtcctcgccggcttcgccATCTGGCTccaggcgtcggcggtcAAGGGCTacggcgacgcgcccgccaaGGATCTCGGCCAGGTGATGGACCTGGAGGCCATGTTCCCTGGAGACGAGCCTTTGCAGCGGTTCGCCCGCCAGATCGACGCGTCTTTGCACCGCCAGCGAATCCAGGTGATCAAGCACAAGCGGGAGATCAATGCCTCGCCCCCCGCAATCATGGTTCTGGACATTTGCTGCGTGGACCCCAAGTTccaagggaggggggtcggCAAGGCCCTCGCGAAAtggggcgtcgacgaggcgcgggccagGGGCGGTATTGAGGCCGTCACGGAGGCGTCCGTCATGGGGAGGCGGGTGTATGAGAAGCTGGGCTTCCGGCAAGAAGGGCCCGAGATTGTGTACGATGTAGATGATGAGGTTGCGGGTCGTGGTTTGCCGTCCAACATTTTCATGCGAACGGGGCTTTTGTCTTAG